The following coding sequences are from one Niveibacterium umoris window:
- a CDS encoding vWA domain-containing protein has protein sequence MLTDFFLHLKASKIPVSTTEFLTLLEALQAGVTAPSIDDFYILARATLVKDESHYDKFDRAFGVFFRGVTELPGLEADIPEDWLRRVMQRHLSPEEKAKLEKLGWDKLMEEFRKRLEEQKEHHSGGSKWIGTGGSSPFGAHGYHPEGIRVGPESAGNRTAVKVWEQRQYRNLDDSVELGTRNIKVALRRLRRFAREGAAEELDLDGTISATARNAGWLDLRMRPERHNTVKVLIFFDVGGSMDDHIKVCEELFSAVRGEFKHLEYFYFHNCVYESVWRDNARRFASKRPLLDVLHTYGPDYKLIIVGDATMSPYEIMVPGGSVEHYNEEPGAAWLRRLLDAYPSACWINPEHEPGWSYRQSITLIRQIMADRMFPLTIDGLERAMRQLSRKR, from the coding sequence ATGCTCACCGACTTCTTCCTGCACCTGAAGGCCAGCAAGATTCCGGTTTCGACCACGGAATTCCTGACCCTGCTCGAAGCCCTGCAGGCCGGTGTGACCGCACCCAGCATCGACGATTTCTACATTCTGGCGCGCGCCACGCTGGTCAAGGACGAGTCCCATTACGACAAGTTCGATCGCGCCTTCGGTGTCTTCTTCAGGGGCGTCACCGAACTTCCGGGGCTGGAAGCCGACATTCCGGAGGATTGGCTGCGCCGCGTGATGCAGCGGCACCTGAGCCCCGAGGAAAAGGCCAAGCTGGAGAAGTTGGGCTGGGACAAGCTGATGGAAGAGTTCCGCAAGCGGCTCGAGGAGCAGAAGGAACACCACTCAGGCGGTAGCAAGTGGATCGGCACCGGCGGCAGTTCGCCGTTCGGCGCCCACGGCTACCATCCGGAAGGCATCCGCGTGGGCCCCGAATCAGCCGGTAACCGGACGGCGGTGAAGGTGTGGGAACAGCGCCAGTATCGCAACCTGGATGATTCGGTCGAGTTGGGCACCCGCAACATCAAGGTTGCCCTGCGGCGGCTGCGGCGCTTCGCGCGCGAGGGCGCAGCCGAGGAACTGGATCTCGACGGCACGATTTCGGCCACCGCCCGCAACGCGGGCTGGCTTGACCTGAGAATGCGGCCGGAACGCCATAACACCGTCAAGGTTCTGATCTTCTTCGACGTCGGCGGCTCGATGGACGACCACATCAAGGTCTGCGAAGAGCTGTTCTCCGCCGTGCGCGGCGAGTTCAAGCACCTCGAGTACTTCTATTTCCACAATTGCGTTTACGAATCGGTGTGGCGCGACAACGCGCGCCGCTTTGCAAGCAAACGTCCCCTGCTCGACGTGCTTCACACCTACGGGCCCGACTACAAGCTGATCATCGTAGGGGATGCAACCATGAGCCCTTATGAGATCATGGTGCCGGGCGGTTCGGTCGAGCACTACAACGAAGAGCCCGGCGCGGCATGGCTGCGACGTCTTCTGGACGCCTATCCGAGCGCTTGCTGGATCAATCCAGAACATGAACCTGGCTGGTCGTACCGCCAGTCGATTACCCTGATCCGTCAGATCATGGCTGACCGCATGTTCCCCCTCACCATTGACGGCCTTGAACGCGCGATGCGGCAGTTATCCCGCAAGCGTTAG
- a CDS encoding mechanosensitive ion channel family protein, with the protein MGFSVHRLVVLARYLGLFFLFAANVALAATASAPPAAVEATLTVANRTVATFRTNFSGATPEVRAARAERRIKELGDQGVTPEVELVPYSVDGTMGIAIRAGDQILFALSPGDLDPEASLSLNDTAEESAKQVREVLQAYQEQTTPRMLLRGILLTLLATAIAWGLLWLLLQIGRRVTARVALQLERRLEKTRGVGWARYTYGLILRVAQLVLLVVALFVLDLWLTFVLKQFPITAPLGDHLIEYLFVYAAHFGEAMLGALPGLVAIAIIVVISQAIAGVVRSVFDAAQSGNISLPGIHPETASATRRIVICGVWAFAFALCYPYIPGSNSDVFKGVSVLLGFLLTLGSAGVVSQLMGGLVLTYSRALRVGDYVRIGEVEGVVQELSTLSIKIVNVRNEEITIPNAALVSSAIYNYSKRATSQGTMLSTKVTIGYDAPWRQIHALLIEAAHRVPDIRDTPEPYVYQRALNDFYVEYELFCQISEAKQRVPILSKLHGAIQDCFNEYGVQIMSPHFFSQPSQAVLSPKEQWFAAPARSAEESAPAA; encoded by the coding sequence ATGGGTTTCAGCGTCCACAGACTCGTCGTGCTGGCAAGGTATCTGGGCCTGTTCTTCCTGTTTGCGGCCAACGTGGCCCTGGCCGCCACCGCCTCTGCGCCGCCCGCCGCAGTCGAAGCGACACTGACTGTCGCCAACCGCACGGTAGCCACCTTCAGAACGAACTTCAGCGGAGCGACACCCGAGGTTCGCGCCGCTCGCGCCGAGAGGCGCATCAAGGAACTTGGCGATCAAGGCGTCACGCCCGAGGTCGAACTGGTTCCGTACTCGGTCGACGGCACAATGGGAATCGCGATTCGAGCCGGCGATCAGATCCTGTTCGCGTTGTCGCCGGGAGACCTGGATCCCGAGGCCAGCCTGTCGCTGAATGACACGGCCGAAGAATCGGCAAAACAGGTACGCGAGGTACTCCAGGCCTATCAGGAACAGACAACGCCACGCATGCTGCTGCGCGGCATCCTGCTGACGCTGCTCGCAACCGCGATCGCATGGGGCCTGCTGTGGTTGCTGCTGCAAATCGGGCGCAGAGTTACCGCGCGTGTCGCCCTGCAACTTGAGCGCCGCCTCGAAAAGACCCGCGGCGTGGGCTGGGCCCGCTATACCTACGGGCTGATCCTGCGGGTTGCGCAGCTCGTTCTGCTCGTCGTCGCACTGTTCGTGCTCGACCTCTGGCTGACCTTTGTCCTCAAACAGTTCCCGATCACGGCCCCGCTGGGCGACCACCTGATCGAATATCTTTTCGTCTATGCCGCCCACTTCGGCGAAGCCATGCTGGGGGCGCTGCCGGGACTGGTCGCGATCGCGATCATCGTGGTCATCTCGCAGGCTATTGCCGGCGTGGTTCGAAGCGTGTTCGATGCAGCGCAATCCGGCAATATTTCCCTTCCGGGAATCCATCCAGAAACCGCCTCCGCGACGCGGCGCATTGTCATCTGTGGCGTATGGGCCTTTGCGTTTGCGCTTTGTTACCCCTACATCCCGGGTTCAAATTCGGATGTCTTTAAGGGTGTCAGCGTATTGCTGGGTTTCCTGCTCACGCTCGGTTCGGCCGGCGTGGTCAGCCAACTCATGGGCGGCCTGGTGCTTACCTATTCCCGCGCCTTGCGGGTCGGCGACTATGTGCGCATTGGCGAGGTCGAAGGTGTGGTGCAGGAATTGAGCACGCTGTCGATCAAGATCGTCAATGTGCGCAACGAGGAAATCACCATTCCCAACGCGGCGCTGGTATCGAGCGCGATCTACAACTACTCCAAGCGCGCGACTTCCCAGGGCACGATGCTATCGACCAAGGTAACGATCGGCTATGACGCACCTTGGCGGCAGATCCACGCCCTGCTGATCGAGGCGGCCCATCGCGTGCCGGACATCCGCGACACGCCAGAGCCTTACGTCTACCAGCGCGCGCTCAACGATTTCTACGTCGAGTACGAGCTGTTCTGTCAGATCAGCGAGGCGAAGCAGCGCGTGCCGATCTTGTCCAAGCTGCACGGCGCGATCCAGGACTGCTTCAACGAATACGGCGTGCAGATCATGTCGCCGCATTTCTTCTCGCAACCTTCGCAGGCGGTACTTTCGCCGAAAGAACAGTGGTTTGCGGCGCCCGCCCGCAGCGCAGAGGAAAGTGCTCCTGCTGCTTGA
- a CDS encoding SemiSWEET transporter codes for MSPLLVDVLGYIAATLTTVAFVPQAWLTWKTRSAHGVSLGMYCVFVAGIVMWLVYGLFISAWPVVIANVVTLALASFILAMKIRYG; via the coding sequence ATGTCCCCCTTACTCGTTGATGTCCTTGGCTACATCGCCGCCACGCTGACTACCGTCGCCTTCGTGCCACAGGCCTGGCTGACCTGGAAAACGCGCTCCGCCCATGGCGTCTCGCTCGGCATGTACTGCGTATTCGTCGCTGGCATCGTGATGTGGCTGGTCTACGGCCTCTTCATTTCTGCCTGGCCTGTCGTCATCGCCAACGTCGTCACGCTCGCGCTGGCTTCTTTCATCCTTGCGATGAAGATTCGCTACGGCTGA
- a CDS encoding amino acid ABC transporter substrate-binding protein, protein MLSFVRSTVGIAICLAAPLLHAESTAADTLEKIRQTHTITIGNREAARPFSFLNDQKQPVGYSIDLCLKAIDQIKKDLKLPELKVQYVTVSGAERIPKLQEGAIDIECGSTTNTKARQEKVDFSYTIFVAGMKLLTRTNSGVANHVALAGKPVALSKGTTSEKLFTQLRDSELGSMKLVQFPSNLDAIKALESGSVAAFPQDDVLLTGLLSTRADASRFALVGDYLSVEPYAIMVRKSDDRLLAIIDKSLKQIYASGEINAIYERWFNTETLKLPMSRLMRDSVMRPSKEPGIARVLGYSL, encoded by the coding sequence ATGCTTTCGTTTGTTCGCAGTACCGTCGGCATTGCCATTTGCCTGGCCGCGCCGCTCCTACACGCAGAATCCACCGCAGCGGATACGCTGGAAAAGATCCGCCAGACGCATACCATCACAATCGGCAACCGCGAAGCGGCACGCCCGTTCTCCTTCCTGAACGACCAGAAGCAGCCGGTCGGATATTCGATCGATCTCTGTCTCAAGGCGATCGATCAGATCAAGAAAGATCTCAAACTGCCGGAACTCAAGGTGCAGTACGTCACCGTGAGCGGCGCCGAGCGCATTCCAAAACTGCAGGAAGGCGCGATCGACATCGAATGCGGCTCCACCACCAACACCAAGGCACGTCAGGAGAAGGTCGACTTCAGCTACACGATCTTCGTTGCAGGCATGAAGCTGCTGACGCGCACAAATTCAGGCGTTGCCAACCATGTCGCCCTGGCCGGCAAACCGGTAGCACTGTCGAAGGGCACCACTTCAGAGAAACTGTTCACGCAATTGCGCGACTCTGAACTGGGCTCGATGAAGCTCGTGCAGTTCCCGAGCAACCTGGATGCGATCAAGGCGCTCGAGTCCGGCTCGGTGGCCGCATTCCCGCAAGACGATGTGTTGCTCACAGGCCTGCTCAGCACCCGCGCGGATGCATCGCGCTTCGCACTGGTCGGCGACTACCTGTCGGTGGAACCGTACGCCATCATGGTCCGCAAGTCCGACGATCGCCTGCTTGCCATCATCGACAAATCGCTCAAACAGATTTACGCGAGCGGCGAAATCAACGCGATCTACGAGCGCTGGTTCAATACCGAAACCCTCAAGCTGCCGATGTCCCGCCTGATGCGGGATTCGGTGATGCGCCCGAGCAAGGAGCCCGGCATCGCACGCGTGCTGGGTTACTCGCTGTAA